One window from the genome of Deinococcus sp. NW-56 encodes:
- a CDS encoding manganese catalase family protein, whose protein sequence is MFYYDGKLQYPVRVETPDPRFARLLQQAIGGVEGEMRVCLQYLFQAFGARGPKKYRDMLLATGTEEIGHIEMLATAVALNLESSPASVQEEMALSNPIVGAVMGGDPRQYLSAGLAALAADANGVPFDGSHIYASGNLAADMYANVTAEATGRALACRLFTLTDDPGMKDMLRFLIARDTMHQQQWLAVIEELGGHQGTLPIPNSFPIEEELREVSYTYFAPGIEGVQPPQGRWTQGPSLDGMGEFKLEPARPFGEEPMLGPPDPLAFAEAQQMMGEGSMGTTATASPSDD, encoded by the coding sequence ATGTTCTATTACGACGGCAAGTTGCAGTACCCGGTCCGTGTCGAGACGCCCGATCCCCGCTTCGCGCGGCTGCTTCAGCAGGCCATCGGCGGCGTGGAAGGCGAGATGCGGGTGTGCCTCCAGTACCTCTTTCAGGCGTTCGGCGCCCGCGGCCCCAAGAAATACCGCGACATGCTGCTGGCGACCGGCACCGAGGAGATCGGCCACATTGAGATGCTGGCGACGGCGGTCGCACTGAACCTGGAGAGCAGCCCGGCCAGCGTGCAGGAAGAGATGGCCCTGAGCAACCCCATCGTGGGGGCCGTGATGGGCGGGGACCCCCGGCAGTACCTCTCGGCGGGCCTCGCGGCGCTGGCTGCCGACGCGAACGGCGTGCCCTTCGACGGCTCGCACATCTACGCCAGCGGCAACCTCGCCGCCGACATGTACGCCAACGTGACTGCCGAGGCGACCGGGCGGGCGCTGGCCTGCCGCCTCTTTACCCTCACCGACGACCCCGGCATGAAGGACATGCTGCGCTTCCTGATCGCGCGGGACACCATGCACCAGCAGCAGTGGCTCGCCGTGATCGAGGAACTCGGCGGGCATCAGGGCACCCTGCCCATCCCCAACTCCTTCCCGATTGAGGAGGAGCTGCGCGAGGTGAGCTACACCTACTTCGCGCCGGGGATCGAGGGCGTGCAGCCCCCGCAGGGCCGCTGGACCCAGGGGCCGTCCCTCGACGGCATGGGCGAGTTCAAGCTGGAACCTGCCCGCCCCTTCGGGGAAGAGCCGATGCTGGGGCCGCCCGATCCCCTCGCCTTCGCCGAAGCCCAGCAGATGATGGGCGAGGGCAGCATGGGGACGACCGCCACGGCGTCCCCCTCGGACGACTGA
- a CDS encoding ATP cone domain-containing protein: protein MTQPELSIGTSRHSWPFSRGLVVESLVNAGASAPAAATVARRVEQALRHARRTPVTPAELQALMVDLARDALGEEVAQAAAQQTPAFVDIVVQAKKGTLPFSRGVLARTLEDTGLSPRDAYGTASAVDVRLRQSGRREVTVPELDEVTEDVLAGRYGEHLRRTYRFLKGNRGRLGVVSGDGGTPTPFSKGLLVQSLLAAGVAPDVARKVARVTQRDLRGSEDRLVTRQAIREKVEALLRDEVGPDVSARYRLLRVIRRPPRPLVVLLGGVSGTGKSYLAAEVAYRLGITRVIGTDAVREVMRAMVSRELVPGLHASTFNAWEALLPPGVPRPDKPTPAELLAGLRDQVQQVSVGLGAVVRRAIEEGTSLVLEGVHLVPGYLRAADYAGALVVPMLVTLPDEGEHRRHFESRDRETAASRPLHRYMAYFGEIRTMQDYLEELARREDVPLLDGLTLDESAEQAVDVVLRRVMAALTPQERAALLGEEGGGE, encoded by the coding sequence GTGACCCAGCCTGAACTCAGCATCGGCACCTCCCGGCACAGTTGGCCCTTCAGCCGGGGGCTGGTCGTGGAGTCGCTCGTCAACGCGGGGGCGAGTGCCCCGGCGGCGGCCACCGTCGCCCGGCGGGTCGAGCAGGCGCTGCGGCACGCCCGGCGCACGCCCGTCACTCCGGCCGAGTTGCAGGCGCTGATGGTGGACCTCGCGCGGGACGCGCTGGGGGAGGAGGTCGCGCAAGCGGCTGCCCAGCAGACTCCCGCCTTCGTGGACATCGTCGTGCAGGCCAAGAAAGGCACGCTGCCCTTCAGCCGGGGCGTGCTGGCCCGCACGTTGGAGGACACTGGCCTCTCGCCGCGCGACGCCTACGGCACGGCGAGCGCGGTGGACGTGCGGCTGCGGCAGTCCGGGCGGCGCGAGGTCACGGTGCCCGAACTCGACGAGGTCACCGAGGACGTGCTGGCCGGGCGCTACGGCGAGCACCTGCGCCGCACCTACCGCTTCCTGAAGGGCAACCGGGGCCGCCTGGGCGTGGTCAGCGGGGACGGAGGCACGCCCACCCCCTTCAGCAAGGGGCTGCTGGTGCAGTCGCTCCTCGCGGCGGGGGTGGCCCCCGACGTGGCCCGCAAGGTGGCCCGCGTGACCCAGCGCGACCTGCGCGGCAGCGAGGACCGCTTGGTGACCCGCCAGGCCATCCGCGAGAAGGTCGAAGCCCTGCTGCGCGACGAGGTCGGCCCCGACGTGAGCGCCCGCTACCGCCTGCTGCGGGTGATTCGCCGCCCGCCGCGTCCCCTGGTCGTCCTGCTGGGGGGCGTGAGCGGCACGGGCAAGAGCTACCTCGCCGCCGAGGTCGCCTACCGCCTCGGCATCACCCGCGTGATCGGCACCGACGCCGTGCGCGAGGTCATGCGGGCGATGGTATCGCGCGAACTCGTGCCCGGCCTGCACGCGAGCACCTTCAACGCCTGGGAAGCCCTGCTGCCCCCCGGCGTGCCGCGCCCCGACAAGCCCACCCCCGCCGAACTGCTCGCCGGGCTGCGCGATCAGGTCCAGCAGGTCAGCGTGGGGCTGGGGGCGGTGGTGCGCCGAGCCATCGAGGAGGGCACCAGCCTCGTGCTGGAGGGGGTCCACCTCGTCCCCGGCTACCTGCGGGCGGCCGACTACGCGGGGGCGCTGGTGGTGCCCATGCTGGTGACCCTCCCCGACGAGGGCGAACACCGCCGCCACTTCGAGTCGCGCGACCGCGAGACGGCGGCCAGCCGCCCCCTGCACCGCTACATGGCCTACTTCGGCGAAATCCGCACCATGCAGGACTACCTCGAAGAACTCGCCCGCCGCGAGGACGTGCCCCTGCTGGACGGCCTGACCCTCGACGAGAGCGCGGAGCAGGCCGTGGACGTGGTGCTGCGCCGGGTGATGGCCGCCCTGACGCCGCAGGAGCGGGCCGCGCTGCTGGGGGAGGAGGGGGGCGGGGAGTGA
- the acs gene encoding acetate--CoA ligase, with protein sequence MTHPSTNDHIDTLLHEHRVIAPPEGFVARARVSHEEYDRLYRRSLDDPDGFWSDVAGELHWMRRWDRVLDWQEPHAQWFVGGQTNVAYNALDRHVAAGRGDKTAILWEAEDGEVRRYSYAELLREVKRAANALTALGVEQGDRVTLYLPLIPEAAIAMLACARIGAIHSVVFGGFSVSALSDRINDAQSKLLITADAGQRRGSLVNLKANADEAARNTPSLEHLLVVCRANCDAPMQPGRDLWWHEALAAAGDEHEATPVDSEHPLFVLYTSGSTGKPKGVLHTTGGYMVGTYLTTGTVFDLREDDVYWCTADVGWVTGHSYSVYGPLLNGATVLMYEGAPNHPDWGRFWQIVERHRVSILYTAPTAIRSFMRQGDELPGRCDLSSLRLLGSVGEPINPEAWMWYYRVIGGERCPVVDTWWQTETGAIMLTTLPGAHPSKPGSAGLPMFGVEPAIMTHDGEELGPNDGGLLVIKRPWPSMLRTVYGDDERYRKSYWGEIPHVYFAGDGARRDRDGYVTVMGRVDDVLNVSGHRLGTMEIESALVAHPAVAEAAVVGRPDEVKGEGVVAFVLPQAGFTVNAQELRAHVSREIGALARPDAIIVADALPKTRSGKIMRRFLRQIAAGKAIEGDTSTLEDPSVLERLAATPGA encoded by the coding sequence ATGACCCACCCGTCCACGAACGACCATATCGACACCCTGCTGCACGAGCACCGGGTCATCGCGCCCCCCGAGGGCTTCGTGGCCCGCGCCCGCGTGTCCCACGAGGAGTACGACCGTCTGTACCGCCGCAGCCTCGACGATCCGGACGGCTTCTGGAGCGACGTGGCCGGGGAACTGCACTGGATGCGGCGCTGGGACCGGGTGCTGGACTGGCAGGAACCGCACGCGCAGTGGTTCGTGGGCGGGCAGACCAACGTGGCCTACAACGCACTGGATCGCCATGTGGCGGCGGGACGGGGCGACAAGACGGCCATCCTCTGGGAGGCCGAGGACGGCGAGGTGCGGCGTTACAGCTACGCCGAGCTGCTGCGCGAGGTCAAGCGGGCCGCGAACGCGCTGACCGCGCTGGGGGTGGAACAGGGCGACCGGGTGACCCTCTACCTGCCGCTGATTCCGGAGGCGGCCATCGCCATGCTCGCCTGCGCCCGCATCGGCGCGATTCACAGCGTGGTGTTCGGGGGCTTCTCGGTCTCGGCGCTCTCGGACCGCATCAACGACGCGCAGAGCAAGCTCCTCATCACCGCCGACGCGGGGCAGCGCCGGGGCAGCCTCGTGAACCTCAAGGCGAACGCCGACGAGGCGGCGCGGAATACCCCCAGCCTGGAGCACCTGCTGGTGGTGTGCCGGGCGAACTGCGACGCCCCCATGCAGCCGGGCCGCGACCTCTGGTGGCACGAGGCGCTGGCCGCCGCCGGGGACGAGCACGAGGCCACCCCCGTGGACAGCGAGCATCCCCTCTTCGTGCTGTACACCTCCGGCAGCACGGGCAAGCCCAAGGGCGTGCTGCACACGACGGGCGGGTACATGGTGGGCACGTACCTGACCACGGGGACGGTCTTTGACCTGCGCGAGGACGACGTGTACTGGTGCACCGCCGACGTGGGCTGGGTGACCGGGCACTCCTACAGCGTGTACGGGCCGCTCCTGAACGGCGCGACCGTCCTGATGTACGAGGGGGCGCCGAACCACCCCGACTGGGGCCGCTTCTGGCAGATCGTCGAGCGGCACCGGGTCAGCATCCTGTACACCGCTCCCACCGCCATCCGCTCCTTTATGCGGCAGGGCGACGAGCTGCCGGGCCGCTGCGACCTGAGCAGCCTGCGCCTGCTGGGGTCGGTGGGCGAGCCGATCAACCCGGAGGCGTGGATGTGGTACTACCGCGTGATCGGCGGCGAGCGCTGCCCGGTGGTGGACACCTGGTGGCAGACCGAGACGGGCGCGATCATGCTGACCACCCTGCCCGGTGCCCACCCCAGCAAGCCGGGCAGCGCGGGCCTGCCCATGTTCGGGGTCGAACCCGCGATCATGACCCACGACGGGGAGGAACTCGGTCCTAACGACGGCGGCCTGCTGGTCATCAAGCGGCCCTGGCCTTCCATGCTGCGGACCGTCTACGGCGACGACGAGCGTTACCGCAAGTCCTACTGGGGCGAGATTCCCCACGTGTACTTTGCGGGGGACGGCGCCCGGCGCGACCGGGACGGCTACGTCACCGTGATGGGCCGGGTGGACGACGTGCTCAACGTCTCCGGGCACCGATTAGGCACGATGGAGATCGAGTCGGCGCTGGTGGCCCACCCCGCCGTCGCGGAGGCCGCCGTGGTGGGCCGCCCAGACGAGGTGAAGGGCGAGGGCGTGGTGGCCTTCGTGCTGCCGCAGGCGGGCTTCACGGTGAACGCGCAGGAGTTGCGGGCGCACGTCAGCCGCGAGATCGGGGCGCTGGCCCGACCGGACGCGATCATCGTGGCCGACGCCCTGCCCAAGACCCGCAGCGGCAAGATCATGCGCCGCTTCCTGCGCCAGATCGCGGCGGGCAAGGCCATCGAGGGCGACACGAGCACCCTGGAAGACCCCAGCGTGCTGGAGCGGCTGGCGGCGACGCCGGGGGCCTGA
- the moaA gene encoding GTP 3',8-cyclase MoaA has protein sequence MVRAVLLDRLNRPLRDLRVSVTDRCNLRCTYCMPADVFGPDYAFLPREELLSFEEIERLTRAFVALGVQKLRLTGGEPLLRRDLPELVGRLAALEGVEDIALTTNGLLLPRLAEPLKAAGLKRVTVSLDSLDPEVFGRMNGLNVAPERVLDGIEAALRAGLGVKVNTVVQRGVNDAGLPELWRALRDRATVRFIEFMDVGNHNGWNMDAVVPSREVLARLADAEPDLSFAPVNPAYRGEVAARYRDGQGHEVGLISSVTAPFCGDCSRARLSAVGVLYTCLFAGSGTDLRAPLRAGASDAELRERVAAVWQARQDRYSEERGEATSGRAASKVEMSHIGG, from the coding sequence ATGGTGAGGGCTGTGCTTCTCGACCGGCTGAACCGGCCCCTGCGTGACCTGCGCGTCAGCGTGACCGACCGCTGCAACCTGCGCTGCACGTACTGCATGCCCGCCGACGTCTTCGGGCCGGACTACGCCTTCCTCCCGCGCGAGGAACTGCTGTCCTTCGAGGAAATCGAGCGCCTGACCCGCGCCTTCGTCGCGCTGGGCGTGCAGAAGCTGCGCCTGACCGGGGGCGAGCCGCTGCTGCGCCGCGACCTGCCGGAGCTGGTGGGCCGACTCGCAGCGCTGGAGGGCGTGGAGGACATCGCCCTCACCACCAACGGGTTGTTGCTGCCCCGGCTGGCCGAGCCCCTGAAGGCGGCGGGATTGAAAAGGGTCACCGTCAGTCTCGACAGCCTCGATCCGGAGGTCTTCGGGCGCATGAACGGGCTGAACGTGGCCCCCGAGCGCGTGCTCGACGGCATCGAGGCGGCGCTGCGGGCGGGCCTGGGGGTGAAGGTGAACACGGTGGTGCAGCGCGGGGTGAACGACGCCGGGCTGCCCGAGCTGTGGCGGGCGCTGCGCGACCGGGCCACCGTGCGCTTTATCGAGTTCATGGACGTGGGCAACCACAACGGCTGGAACATGGACGCGGTGGTGCCCTCGCGCGAGGTGCTCGCCCGCCTCGCGGACGCGGAACCGGACCTGAGCTTCGCCCCCGTGAACCCCGCCTACCGGGGCGAGGTCGCCGCCCGCTACCGCGACGGGCAGGGGCACGAGGTCGGCCTGATCTCCTCGGTCACCGCGCCCTTCTGCGGCGACTGCTCGCGGGCGCGGCTCTCGGCGGTCGGCGTGCTGTACACCTGCCTCTTCGCGGGGTCAGGCACCGACCTGCGGGCACCGCTGCGGGCGGGCGCCAGTGACGCCGAGCTGCGGGAGCGCGTCGCCGCCGTCTGGCAGGCCCGCCAGGACCGCTACAGCGAGGAGCGGGGCGAGGCCACCTCCGGGCGGGCGGCGAGCAAGGTCGAGATGTCGCATATCGGGGGCTGA
- a CDS encoding GntR family transcriptional regulator, which translates to MAKYPLIKTTLKDRLLGGHYAEGLPLPSEPQLAREFEVSRMTARRAIDELEREGYVYRVQGAGTFPTGKRFRQGMFRVRPFKEWARHPDHRTHVLRAMTVGATPEIAAVLHLEAGDPVLYVHRLRTAGDEALVIEKRYINSALAPTLLDHDLGSESIHEVMIGLGVPITRVEQNLEAVNLRQEEAELLRVPLGTAAFLLRRTTYSGPQRVSYVNYWVRGDRYAFQDSFEP; encoded by the coding sequence ATGGCGAAATATCCGCTGATCAAGACCACCCTCAAGGACCGTCTGCTGGGCGGCCACTACGCCGAGGGCCTGCCCCTCCCCAGCGAACCGCAACTCGCCCGCGAGTTCGAGGTCTCGCGCATGACCGCCCGCCGCGCCATCGACGAATTGGAGCGCGAGGGCTACGTCTACCGGGTGCAGGGTGCAGGCACTTTCCCCACAGGGAAGCGCTTCCGCCAGGGCATGTTCCGGGTGCGGCCCTTCAAGGAGTGGGCGCGGCACCCCGACCACCGCACCCACGTCCTGCGGGCGATGACGGTGGGGGCGACCCCCGAGATCGCCGCCGTGCTGCACCTGGAAGCTGGGGACCCGGTGCTGTACGTTCACCGCCTGCGCACGGCAGGGGACGAGGCGCTGGTCATCGAGAAGCGCTACATCAATTCGGCGCTCGCCCCCACGCTGCTCGACCACGACCTGGGCTCCGAGAGCATCCACGAGGTGATGATCGGGCTGGGAGTGCCCATCACCCGCGTCGAGCAGAATCTGGAGGCGGTCAACCTGCGTCAGGAGGAAGCCGAGTTGCTGCGCGTGCCGCTGGGGACCGCCGCCTTCCTGCTGAGGCGCACGACCTACAGCGGGCCGCAGCGCGTCTCCTACGTCAACTACTGGGTGCGCGGCGACCGCTACGCCTTTCAGGACAGCTTCGAGCCCTGA
- a CDS encoding TetR/AcrR family transcriptional regulator — protein sequence MDSSSLRERQKERRRARIYSVALDLFKRGGFQATTATDIARASNVSRGTFFNYYPYKEAVLLDYGSEVMERLRDKAEARLAQGAPPLTVLYEIWDELAEENGRERDLFPPLAYEVMNPNPERARTAYQALPLSKVIELILKPLHQAGQIRTDLSLQRISNLIADTYLLVALRWSAYGTDRTLQEETRLALNLLLEGALRPDAPARPS from the coding sequence ATGGATTCGTCGTCGCTCCGGGAGCGTCAGAAAGAACGCCGCCGTGCGCGGATCTATAGCGTGGCCCTCGACCTGTTCAAGCGGGGCGGTTTCCAGGCGACCACCGCCACCGACATCGCGCGGGCCAGCAACGTCTCGCGGGGAACCTTTTTCAACTACTACCCCTACAAGGAAGCGGTACTGCTCGACTACGGCTCGGAGGTGATGGAGCGCCTGCGCGACAAGGCCGAGGCCCGCCTCGCCCAGGGTGCCCCGCCCCTGACCGTCCTGTACGAGATCTGGGACGAACTCGCCGAGGAAAATGGCCGCGAGCGCGACCTCTTTCCGCCGCTGGCCTACGAGGTGATGAACCCCAACCCCGAGCGGGCCAGGACCGCCTACCAGGCCCTGCCGCTGAGCAAGGTGATCGAGCTGATTTTGAAACCGCTGCACCAGGCCGGGCAGATTCGCACCGACCTCAGCCTCCAGCGCATCAGCAACCTGATCGCGGACACCTACCTGCTCGTCGCCCTGCGCTGGAGCGCCTACGGCACCGACCGCACCCTGCAGGAGGAAACGCGGCTGGCGCTCAACCTGCTGCTGGAGGGCGCCCTGCGGCCCGACGCCCCGGCCCGACCGTCCTGA